In Chroicocephalus ridibundus chromosome 2, bChrRid1.1, whole genome shotgun sequence, the DNA window agagaagaaaaccacaCTCAGATAATTTTTAGAAGAGATTCTCCACTACCCTCCCACTCCtggcttattattttttttttataatagtaCATGTGATTTCATTTTGATTGGCAAGttgttaaaaacatttacatCGGCAGCTGGAGCCAAGCACAGAAACAATGATGAAGAAGTACCTGTAATTGCTCCATCGTGCAACTAAAACTAACATCTGGGTGTGATCCTGAATCactgttctgaagaaaaaaaaaaacaacaaaccacaacaatgcctgttttagaagaaaaaaaatattatgaaattgcattttttcctctgagggTGCTGGGAGTACAGTACCTCTACGTTTAAGGTCACCAAGTAGGAAGGCTGGTAAGTTTTATGAAGTTGATTGctctaaattaaaaacaaggagCACAGAGAAAAGTCAGGTCTCGGCACTGAAACAGAGTAAAGAAGCACCTTGATGTGTTAAAATTACCTTGATCTGATATTCCAAGCGCCAAGACACATCAGTTATATGGAGAGGAGATCTGCCTATGCTGAAAGACACAACAGTTACAAGTTCCCTACACTAAAAGAAAGCATCATTTTCTCAAGCTGTCCATCAATAAAGAACTTTGTCATGATCCTTGTAATGCTTCTTGAAAAGTTCAAAAAGTTCTTAAGAGCAGAATTCCGAAGTGAGGAAGATAAGTTTCAACAGCTGTTTTCtaaagtttgtttaaaatgtactttttcttaaaatggaACAATATTTCTTACTTTAATCATCTTAGGTATGCAAAGGTATTTTCCAGGACAGTTGCAAAGTAGCTGTGATTAAAACTATATATCTGTGCTGACCAATTGACCTACCTTCCCAATAGGATTTCCAATGCATCCttgtttttctggagaaaaaaaaaaaaaaaaacaaaaaaaaatttgctagATTCAATAAATTCctatgagagaaagaaaacataaatatgtTAAAATTGGTTTAAAAACCTGATATTCGGTGCAAAATTGTTCTATTCTCTCTCTGTCCAGTTTACAGTCCTCAAGACATGTGCTACAcggaaaaagaattttttagttttctgttgaCATTAACTTAGCAGTACAGTTTAAAGTAACATCCACCAGAAAGATGGGGGAGCTTCAAAGTATTAGTACCTTATAGCAGATATGTCGGctttctgctttcctgcctcCAGAATACACGTCGCAGCCGCAGCATGGCAATGTTTTAAGACCGTAGGGTCAATATCTTTCAGGTCGGGATCgtctaaaataaatgaattacTGATGACATACCTATTTGCCAAACCCCAGCACACGGTACCAAGCGCTGCTGCTCCCCCTTTGAACGGTATCTTTCCCCACAAAAACTTCGAAATGAGACACATTTGGTGTTTTTGAGTGAAAGGACGGAGCAAGCAGGCaaggtgtgaggaggaggaggaagagagaggctgAAGCACCGGCTGGTGCAAGCGGTGCCAGGCGGGGCTGTCCGGCGACGCACGCCCGCCGCCTCGACATCtccttcccattaaaaaaaaataaataaaagaagaaaaaaaaaaaaaagaaaaaaaaaaaaggaaaacctcaaTTTCCTCTCCGACCCCCGTTCGCGCTCCTCAGCAGCCTGTCGCCAAGGGCGAGGAGCGGAGCCGGAGCCCCGGCCGGGCGGGGGACGGGGGCTACAAGCCGCCCCGGCCGGCACCGGCAGCTCCCTCCGtgcgcggaggcggcggcggtcaTTAACACTACGAAAATAATTACACAGCCGTATAATCTCGCGCCGGGGTTACCGTAGGAAGCGCCCACGCGCGGAAAAAAAACACGGTCGCGACAGAAAAACCTTTCCTTGCCTCGCCACGCCGACACGAACGCgcgggggacacccccccccacgcacacacactaTTTTGGGTGGGTTTAAGCTTTAATGAAGCCGGCGCGCATTAGCGGTGACACCCCGCGCAGCGGCACCCTGGAGCCGCCCACGGGTGGCAGCGAGTAAGGGGCGGGTGGACGCCGGCCAACGCGCCACGGACACGCGTGTCTTATACGCGCGGCCGCGCTGCTCCGCGGAGCAGCGCGGCCCGCTCCGCGcaatccccccaccccaccaccaccaccccccccccgccttaccCAACCCGGCGTGGGGGTGATGGAGGAGGCTGTGGAAAGCGGCGCGGAGGAGAGCGGCGTAAGGGCGACGGGGGAAGCGGCGGGGGTCGCCCAGCAGCCGCCACCCGCCCTGCGCGTACGCCGACAGCTCCATTGTGACCTTCGACACGCGCCCACGTGACGCGCGCGCAGCTGATCGCCGCCACGAGGCGGAGCCGACGCgcgcggggcggggtgggggtggggggcgggaggaggcgccGGTCGCCGCGGGCTCCGCGGTCGCGGAGCCCGCGGCGACCGGCGCCtcctcccgtccccccccccgccttccctcccccggtGTCTTGCCCTAATTCAATATTAAAACCCGctcagccttaaaaaaaattgaataaaagcTAAAGGCCTCTGCCAGATTCCCGATTTTTCAAATAACGCCGATATAACATAAAAAAACACAGTCCATTTTCCACCACTATTTAATACAAAATAGCGAGTATAGTCTGCTCTTATAGGTGCCGCAGCCCGTTGGAGGTCGGCGGTGCTGTCGGAGAACCCGGGCTTCTCGCTAGCAGCAAGCACGTTCGGCGTCATCTCAGCTATGAAATTGATTAAATTGTGATCTCGTCAAAAAAAGCCGTTAGGATTTTGCGTCTGGATGCGTAGCTCGCGCTAATTACAATCAAAGAGCTCTGGCCGGCTTTGGAGGCCAGTCCAAGTTTTGTCGCAGTAATCTTAGGCTTTACACACCTCACCACATTTTATGTTTATTGGAATCACACCACATTTGAGATCACCacttgattatatttttttccttttttcctttttgtgataTGAATATAGTTCATTTCTCCAAACCCAGCTGCCCAGTCGGCATCCCTTCAGCAGCGACACGGAGCGCGGGTGACAAGGTGACTCTACCTTCTCATCTTCCTGGCACTGTGGGTTATCCAGTCACCGTGTCGTAAAAACACACATTTGTGGTTTTGGGTCTCAATTACGCCTAAATTGAGCTCAAAAGGAAAATCATACTgactgcaggatcaggccctttgtTCTAATAGGCTCAGTTTGTACAATATTAGGCCTGGTAATGCCGTGAAGAACGAACATTTAGAGTTTTGGGGTGCGACCTGAAGTAATGTCACTGGCCTGATATTTTGGCATAAAAATTAATACCACTGAATCAATGAACTCTGGGCTTCAGAGCTCTGACTGACAGAACTCCTGGTGATATTTATTTTGCCAGAAATAAGAAAGGCATGGCAACAGGCAGGTGGGTTGAGAAAATAAggctttctctgtcttttggTATGGTTGTCAAACATAGACACGATACCTAAGAAAAGACAGCATAaaatggaggagaagaaaaagcataaaatggaGGAGAGGACAAAGCTCTGATCTGTGGAATTACAAAGTTAAAGAGACCAAGGCTGTAAAAAAGAATAGTCACCGCCCAAAAGTTAGAAATGTACACATATGGCACGATAGCACATTACAGAAATTTATTCCTCAGCACCCTCTTATTGTTCATAGCATATTGAAATCTAGAAATTAAAATCTAGCTTTAAAGGCAAAACAACTGCTAAAGATTCATTGCAAGATTATGTGGTACATGTAAGTTTACCTCGTTTTCATCACaaaattcatattttcatttccctCACCCAAGCTCTCAGCCTGacctattttctttctctcttttcccctccaAAAGGGACACGAGATGCGTTCAGACTGCCGGATTGCTGTCAGATTTTACTACTTGTGCATAGTTTATACACATTTTAGAATGCTGTTCATTACAATTTCCAAGAGGAAGCTAAACTCTATAATGAATAAAGAAATGATGAAGGAAATGCATGAATACTTGAATATTAATTAGTCAGGGAAACAAACTACCTCAGTCCATGCAGGCAAGTATTTTTTACAGCTTGAGCTTTTCTAGTCAAAACAAAATAATGCAACTGTTCAAAATGAAGGGAAATCACTTAGCGTGTCCAGAGGACTAATTCATAAAATTCAAGAGTTGGCATAAGTATTTCCCAACAGACTCAGATTAgcattttttccctgtgtattGCTCTTCACAGACTTAAAAGATAGTAATTTAAGATGATATTCTAGTGtcaattttctgcaaaattattaCTGAATTCCAAGAGTTTCACTCACACAATAATGGAATGCCCCTAGAACTTTTCTTTGAATTCAGTATCAAATCTTctttattataatatatattttaccGAATCAAATGTTTTAAGCAGATAAGAACAGTAAAGAATAAGTAACTACTTTctacaaaaattatttattgctgGATTCATATCTGAAAAAATAAGGTAATAGTCATGTATCAGTCACTGACGTGATCATAGCATGAAAGAAAAGGAGTTTATACACCCTGAAAGGCCCAGGAAAATTTCTCTCATGTTACAGGCACAAAAGTGCAAGACAGTAAATAAAATACTGCCTTGAACCAAGCCATTATGTGGATTATTTATTTGGCACGATTGCTGTAGACAGTCCTCAAATCTGGTCAAAGCGCAGTACTtgccacatattttaaaaaatattttatacttccaaatttttttggtatgttttaaTGTCAATAAATGTATTGTTTGGCTACAGACAAGGATTATTCCGTAAAAAATACTTAGTTTGCTCACAAATAGTTCTGATTAACAGTTAAGGAAAttagctttttaattaaatatgtgAAAGCACCAGATTTATTTCAGTGAGGTAAAACCTATAGTAGCTGAATACATTTTTGATcaggtatttaatattttttattctaggtttaacttgaaaaatatttttgctactaGATAGCATTTTTGgaattaaattacattaatttattaaaaaagcagaaggacTTACCTATTTACCTTTTGGATAGCTTTATTCTGACTTGGTTTTAGCTTCTATTTGTCAAAACTTAAAATCTTCTGATTTTCCCCTCATATACGGTCAGAGCCACATGTTCTTaggctgtaaaaaaagaaaaccaccaaaacttTGAGCTTTTAAAATATACGCTTTTAAGCTCTTTATATTTCAATCCTTATTTAAGTACTCAGGAATAGAGGCAACCAGAGAAGTACCACTTGTTTAAAACATCATCAATCCTCTGATTTCTAACAATCAGGAAAATCTTACATATTGTAAAAGTTCCATTTTCCCCTTATTTTACTAAAACATACATCAGatcaaaactgtaaaaaaattttatttgaatttatattttgttatttcctgtcaaattaaaaaaaattcacagggAGAATTTGTACACTTTATGTCTAAGTTCACACAAAAACCTGAGTAATAAAAAGATGTAAGGATTTAGGCATGTGAGCAAGCGTCACCGAGATGTACTAGGCAGTTCATCCTCCAGGACAGCAGCTTtgtctttttgtgtgttttaacatattttaaagtcCTTCGAATTAAGTGAAAGTGCTGTATTTACTGAATTTTCAGTCGTTCTCTTTCTCTCACAGAGAAATCAAACTATGTAGTTCTTAATGCGTTTGCTCTTTCTTAAGGTTAAACTCTAGTGTCTTTGGCTAAATTCGTGGGGATTTATAAATGAGGCCTACATAAAAGACGCTGCCTTTAATGTCGGATGGAGAAATACAAAGATTCCTGCTGCTTTCGTGGAACTGCTACTGTAATTCCATGTCTAGTCCTGTGTCACAGATGAACATAGTTTGCCATACTCACAAAAATGCTAGGAAATGCTTTTTAGTGATTATGTTGTTATTCTCTCTTTGTAAGCAACATTTATTGGTAGgagattttaaatggaaatttttgcTACTTTTCAAATGACCTGACATCATTTACAGATACTTCAAAGTTGTACCTACTGTTCGTGCTGCTCAGGCAGCGCTCGGATACAGCCGTCACACATCGTACCCAAAGTTCTTTACATTTAGCCTTATATTTTAGCTTTATTGAGAAATGTCTAATCTGTACGTGCTTTCAAACAGTACACCAAATACATTTGAAATTTGTCAATGTTTTAAGTAAGCCTTTTTGCATGTTTATACACTCGATGGTAAGACTGTAGCCTTGCTGTTGGAAGCCTGTAAGGAGGATATTATGCTCTATTGTCAAGAAGCATTCACAGTCTGTCACATTAGTGCTGGAGATGTGTATAGAAGAGTAATTATTATAAGCTGACATCCAGCAAATGTAAGTAAAAATAGATAAACCTCAAAGGAAAATTAGGCTGTATGTTTTAGGCACTATTTGTCTCCAGATGTTTAATGTCAGGACACTAAAATGTTGTTTAGCATAGCACCTAATTggtaaaataattctgtatttgtataacaaacagaaatgtgattttcttAGCTCTGCACTTAGCTTCTTATCAAGGtagataaatacagaaatacaaacaatGAGTTATCAGTAATCCAGATTTTAGAGAGATGCATGGTAtaacatttttaattctctttataCAGTTCAGCAGTACAAAGCAGCAAAAGTATCTAAATCTACTAACATAATATGCAGTTTTCGTTACAAAAATAGTTGGAACAGATATTACAGCAAGGATGAAGACTACGCGACATTTTTTGCTAGAATTAATCCTGCTGTTTCGTGAAAACGTTTGATGCTGATCACAAGGCAAGGTTTGCGTGCCAAAATGATAGATGCCTTAAAAGAAGCTCTGATAAATAAAATCCTGCAGCCCTTGGCGTTCACAGTTCCCTTTTGGCACCCGTAAGGAATGGCTGAGTAATAGTTAGGAAACAGACTTAAGATGGTTTGTTGCATCTAAAGATATTAGGGCTAGATCTGCAGTTAGTGTGAATCAGCATATCTGCCTTCAAATTACTTATATTGCTTTGTGTCAGCAGAGATTCTGGCCCATATCCATTATCTAGAGGGAATATCAACTACTACAAAGCATACTTATCTAACCGAAAGCAAACGTAGTGTGCGTAGCTCATTGATGTTTCTTGTAACACTTATGTTAACCTTTATAATGTGATAAAAATCTGGCACATTTACGTATGGTTGCAAATGATCTTGCTTTGATAATATCAACAATTATAAATTAGCATTTATCGCTTTTAATACTGCTTCAAATTACATTGATAAAAGCTTAACTTGATATCGATGAGAGGACTAATAATTTAGGACCTTGCTGTTGCTCTAATTAACTTTTCTGGGAGCAGAATTAGGCCTCTTCTCTGAAACAGATCTGCCTATCAAAATAGcatggagtttgttttttttaatgtactgtaTTTTTGGTATTCTGTTTTGGTGAATATATTTCACATCTAGTGACTACCGCATTTTATAGAGCTACTAAGTGACTTTAACATATAAACAAGCCTCTTACTCAACCCAGTAAAATCACTGAGAGTGAAATTCAGATGCAGGCATCTGCAGGGTCCAAGTTAAAAGTTTTAGTTGAAAAGACTGCCCTGTGAGACTCAGAATAACACAACAACCCCCGGCTCATTCTTCATGTGTTTGGCTCAATTAATGAAAGAGGAAGTTTACTAATTATCAGAATTTTGAGCAGTAAACACACTGGCTCTAAGTAGTATCTCAATTAGTGGTTATAATGCTGCAACCATTAGACCTGTTCAGCAGCCGTTCCAGCAATAACTTACGGGCAAATCAGAGCATTGAAATACAGGGAATTTTACACGTGCTGAACAGTCTGCATTGTTTATATGACGCCAAGTTTATTTCATCTTGTAGACACAGAGACAGTTTTGGTATAAAAATACAGTTGTGcccatttttaaatggcaaatgaCATTATGGCTGGTTTGAGCCAACAAAGAGGAATGCTTTAGTGACTAAATTTATTTCATTGGCAACACCACTGAAAACTACGAGTGTCCATGTACTGTCTGTTTCATGCAAGATTTATTTGTTGTGAGAGAAAACCCTGATGGTTGGTTAGTGAATTAGGTCAATAAGCAGTAGGATAGTGATAGGGGAGATTCTATTGCTCTTGGGGATTTAGGCTTCCTAGCACGACATTTAAATCAATAGGAATCATCAGCTACCCTAATCTGCCCGTACCAAATAGCACTGGGCCTGAGGTGGTGGAGAAAAATTGGAAGAGACCCtgtgaaattgcttttttttccctgagatatGTGTTGTGTAGAtacttgtaaaaatattttatctatttttactgtttgtgcaattttttaaaaaatacgaTGTATTTCTAAAGGTAACACTAATTATGATTGTCATCACTTATTAGTGCACTCACAGAACTCCTCAACTATTTTTGCAAATGCATCAGTAACCTGTCAAAGAAAGAGGCATAAGTATACAAGAAAGAGGCACAAGGCAGGAAATTCCCATTACAGTATAAACAATCTGTTAAAATCCTGGCTTGCAACTGCTGGTATTAGTTAACATACTATAATGTTGATATAGTAAAAATGATAACAGAAAGACAGAGTTAAAATCACAAAGCTATGTACAACCAATATGAAGAAGTGTAAGAAGCCCGTATTTTGTGGGTAAAGTGAAccctttttcttcagtaataaTTCAAATTGCTGGTGATACAAACCCAGGACTAAAAAAGTGCATCAATGAGATGTAAGGATAAATATATATTGTTTTCACATCCTATATTTTCACTGAATACACAGGAATTTGAGGCGAATGTGTACTGCCACAGCAGCACTTAGAAAGATGGGAAACTTTTCTTCTACAAGAAGGTTTATTTTCTTGGTCTATTATTAGCAGTCAAATATAATTTGATTTTGGTAAATTTACTATGTTAAATCATGAATAATATTTGTTATATAGGTGATAACAATTTTTGACAATATATGATAAATAGTGCATCACTGAAAAAACCTCTTACCTCCTCTTGCTTTATGCATATTATAAGACATAGGTGAACCTATTTGTTGTTTAAATGGTTATGTTTATTAAAAGGATCTTTTCAGACAAAAGACTTTCTCTTAGACCACCATTCAAAATAAGCATTAGATACTCCCCTTCAGCTCCACTGTATGCTCACAGAGGGACACGTTAAGCTTAGAGAGTTTTGTCAGCTTGTAACAGGCATTCCCTGACAGCATCATTCCAGCCAGGAAACCTCCTTGCAGCACCTAGATGGGATGTGTATTTGTTCACTCAAATGTTGTTGCCATTATACCCTTTCTACAGCAATAAAGTTCCATTGAGGCCAATTAGGAACTATTGGAGTGGAGAGTGAGCAACAAATTTCAAAATTTGATCCATCATTTCTTGGCTGTCGAACCCTGTGCCCATCTGTTCACATGGCAAAGAGCCCACTTGCAAGTCAGCTGGACCTTTCCCCTAAGAAATGAGTGACAGGCAAGAACAGTTTAGTTACTCTGTGTAAcaatgcaaacaattttttttttcagcaggaagcGTGGTCCGATATCTAGGAGAGCTGGACAGCATTTGCCTCCTTTCACTTCATTATATTTTTTGACACATATATTGTTAGAAATGGTTGagtgaaggaggaaagaaaattaggGGCTTTACTGGTACCGGTTGCTGCCAAAAAGACAGGTTGTATTGGAACAGgtgctttgaaaaatctgtgaaagCCAGCTGAAAGGTGTCAAAATGTGCATGACACGAACCAACAGTTCACTGACATTTTGTGTGAATTTGGTCTTGTTGCAGGAAAGTTCAGAAGGAACCCTCAGCAGAAAGTATCTGCCGTAGGAACAGC includes these proteins:
- the COMMD3 gene encoding COMM domain-containing protein 3; this encodes MELSAYAQGGWRLLGDPRRFPRRPYAALLRAAFHSLLHHPHAGLDDPDLKDIDPTVLKHCHAAAATCILEAGKQKADISAISTCLEDCKLDRERIEQFCTEYQKNKDALEILLGSIGRSPLHITDVSWRLEYQIKSNQLHKTYQPSYLVTLNVENSDSGSHPDVSFSCTMEQLQDLVGKLKDAAKSLERATQM